The following are encoded together in the Acanthochromis polyacanthus isolate Apoly-LR-REF ecotype Palm Island chromosome 14, KAUST_Apoly_ChrSc, whole genome shotgun sequence genome:
- the stat4 gene encoding signal transducer and activator of transcription 4 isoform X1 gives MRSLPEQRHRLENENQRGKQAHMSSQTDGKAAQQHLSMSQWKQIQQLEIRLLEHVDYLYDDNFPMDIRQGLASWIESQDWDTAVNDESMAAVMFTNLLSQLDRVRSQEQNFLQRHNMKIIQQQLQLKYTTNPAIMARVISTCLREERRILSSACTEEQGPLEKSLQNSVAFERQKNMDNRVGIIRGSVQLMDQAVKYIEDMQDDFDFRYKTLQSRESSDRNSETMKQEVTKLQEMLNRLDFKRKEILSKMDVVIKEIDDLVTSQLNPELQDWKRRQQIAAIGGPLLTGLDQLQSWFTLTAQSLFQIKRQLDKLGELVVKVTYESDPIPLQKPQMEERVKFLIYHLIKSSFVVEKQPCMPTHPQKPLIIKTGVQFTTKVRLLVKLPEVDYQLKVKTTFDKDLPPGRVSRQFFILTNNTKVMDIEDYSNGCLSVEFRHLQLKEKKYINGTKGSEGLLSVTEELHSLSFEACFTVQGLTIDLETCSLPLVVISNVSQLPGGWASVMWYNLLTDEPRNLAFFGNPPRANWSQLSEVLSWQFSTFAGRGLNKEQLTMLGEKLFGQHASCSDYQVSWSKFSKENIPGKPFSFWMWLDSILELIKKHLLPVWNENYIMGFVSKEMERALLKDREAGTFLLRFSESHLGGITFTWVEYSENGDAKFNSVEPYTKNRLSALPFADIIRDYKVISDGVIPENPLKFLYPNIPKDEAFGRLYNSQPSKFYPYISSTLIPISELRPNASTTPPSCQSPQPPMTPGEFDMLCFDLGDMNSP, from the exons ATGAGGTCGCTTCCTGAACAGAGACATCGACttgaaaacgaaaatcaaagAGGGAAACAAGCGCACATGTCGAGTCAGACTGACGGGAAAGCAGCGCAGCAACATCTAAG CATGAGCCAGTGGaaacagattcagcagctggaGATCAGACTCCTGGAGCATGTGGACTATCTGTATGATGACAACTTCCCTATGGACATCCGACAGGGGCTAGCCAGCTGGATCGAGTCTCAGGATTG GGACACAGCGGTTAATGATGAGTCGATGGCTGCAGTGATGTTCACCAACCTGCTGTCCCAACTGGACAGGGTGCGATCGCAGGAGCAGAACTtcctacaaagacacaatatgaaaattatacagcagcagctgcag CTGAAATACACAACCAACCCTGCCATCATGGCCAGAGTTATCTCCACTTGCCTCAGGGAAGAGCGTCGTATTCTCTCCAGCGCCTGCACGGAGGAACAG GGTCCGCTGGAGAAATCGCTGCAGAATTCTGTGGCCTTTGAGAGGCAGAAGAACATGGACAACAGGGTTGGGATCATCAGGGGCAGTGTGCAG ttGATGGACCAGGCCGTGAAATACATTGAGGACATGCAGGACGACTTTGATTTCCGCTACAAGACACTGCAGTCTCGAG aatCATCAGATAGGAACTCTGAAACCATGAAACAAGAAGTAACGAAACTACAGGAAATGCTGAACAGGCTTGACTTTAAAAGGAAG GAGATTCTGTCAAAGATGGATGTTGTCATCAAAGAGATCGATGATCTGGTGACTTCTCAGCTCAACCCGGAGCTGCAGGACTGGAAGCGCAGGCAGCAGATCGCTGCCATTGGTGGCCCTCTGCTTACTGGCCTGGACCAGCTGCAGAGCTG GTTCACTCTGACAGCACAGAGTCTCTTCCAGATCAAGCGTCAACTGGACAAACTGGGGGAGCTGGTAGTAAAGGTCACCTATGAGAGCGACCCAATACCGCTGCAGAAACCTCAGATGGAAGAACGAGTTAAATTCCTCATCTACCACCTCATCAAGAG TTCATTTGTGGTGGAGAAGCAGCCATGCATGCCCACTCATCCTCAGAAACCCCTCATCATCAAGACTGGAGTGCAGTTCACAACCAAAGTCAG ACTCTTGGTTAAACTTCCAGAAGTGGATTATCAGCTGAAAGTGAAGACAACTTTTGACAA GGACCTCCCTCCTGGCAGAGT AAGTCGTCAGTTTTTCATCCTGACCAACAACACTAAAGTCATGGATATTGAGGACTACTCTAATGGCTGCCTCTCAGTGGAGTTCAGACACCTG CAGCTGAAAGAGAAGAAATATATCAACGGCACAAAGGGGAGTGAG GGCCTGCTCTCTGTGACAGAAGAACTTCACTCTCTCAGTTTTGAGGCGTGCTTCACGGTGCAGGGCCTCACCATCGATCTGGAG ACATGCTCCCTGCCACTAGTGGTGATCTCTAATGTGAGCCAGCTGCCTGGAGGATGGGCCTCCGTCATGTGGTACAACCTCCTGACTGATGAACCAAGG AACTTGGCGTTCTTTGGGAACCCACCTCGGGCCAACTGGAGCCAGCTCTCTGAAGTCCTCAGCTGGCAGTTCTCCACTTTTGCTGGTCGAGGTCTCAACAAAGAGCAGCTCACAATGCTGGGAGAAAAGCTTTTTG GTCAGCATGCCTCCTGCAGCGACTATCAAGTGTCCTGGTCCAAGTTTTCTAAG GAGAACATTCCAGGGAAGCCTTTCAGTTTCTGGATGTGGCTGGATTCAATCCTGGAGCTCATCAAAAAGCACTTGCTGCCAGTGTGGAATGAGAA CTATATCATGGGTTTTGTGAGCAAAGAGATGGAGCGTGCCTTGCTCAAGGACAGAGAGGCAGGCACCTTCCTCTTACGCTTCAGTGAGAGCCACCTCGGAGGAATCACCTTCACCTGGGTGGAgtacagtgaaaatg GTGATGCGAAGTTCAACTCTGTGGAGCCGTACACCAAGAACCGGCTCAGCGCTTTGCCGTTTGCAGACATCATACGAGACTACAAAGTCATCTCAGACGGGGTCATACCAGAAAACCCACTCAAATTCCTCTACCCCAACATCCCCAAAGACGAGGCCTTCGGACGGCTTTACAACAGTCAGCCCAGCAAAT TTTATCCATACATATCATCTACCTTGATCCCCATCTCAGAACTGCG CCCAAATGCCAGCACCACACCACCTTCTTGTCAGTCTCCTCAGCCTCCAATGACTCCTGGAGAGTTTGACATGCTGTGCTTCGACCTTGGTGAT atgaACTCTCCATAA
- the stat4 gene encoding signal transducer and activator of transcription 4 isoform X2: protein MRSLPEQRHRLENENQRGKQAHMSSQTDGKAAQQHLSMSQWKQIQQLEIRLLEHVDYLYDDNFPMDIRQGLASWIESQDWDTAVNDESMAAVMFTNLLSQLDRVRSQEQNFLQRHNMKIIQQQLQLKYTTNPAIMARVISTCLREERRILSSACTEEQGPLEKSLQNSVAFERQKNMDNRVGIIRGSVQLMDQAVKYIEDMQDDFDFRYKTLQSRESSDRNSETMKQEVTKLQEMLNRLDFKRKEILSKMDVVIKEIDDLVTSQLNPELQDWKRRQQIAAIGGPLLTGLDQLQSWFTLTAQSLFQIKRQLDKLGELVVKVTYESDPIPLQKPQMEERVKFLIYHLIKSSFVVEKQPCMPTHPQKPLIIKTGVQFTTKVRLLVKLPEVDYQLKVKTTFDKDLPPGRVRQFFILTNNTKVMDIEDYSNGCLSVEFRHLQLKEKKYINGTKGSEGLLSVTEELHSLSFEACFTVQGLTIDLETCSLPLVVISNVSQLPGGWASVMWYNLLTDEPRNLAFFGNPPRANWSQLSEVLSWQFSTFAGRGLNKEQLTMLGEKLFGQHASCSDYQVSWSKFSKENIPGKPFSFWMWLDSILELIKKHLLPVWNENYIMGFVSKEMERALLKDREAGTFLLRFSESHLGGITFTWVEYSENGDAKFNSVEPYTKNRLSALPFADIIRDYKVISDGVIPENPLKFLYPNIPKDEAFGRLYNSQPSKFYPYISSTLIPISELRPNASTTPPSCQSPQPPMTPGEFDMLCFDLGDMNSP from the exons ATGAGGTCGCTTCCTGAACAGAGACATCGACttgaaaacgaaaatcaaagAGGGAAACAAGCGCACATGTCGAGTCAGACTGACGGGAAAGCAGCGCAGCAACATCTAAG CATGAGCCAGTGGaaacagattcagcagctggaGATCAGACTCCTGGAGCATGTGGACTATCTGTATGATGACAACTTCCCTATGGACATCCGACAGGGGCTAGCCAGCTGGATCGAGTCTCAGGATTG GGACACAGCGGTTAATGATGAGTCGATGGCTGCAGTGATGTTCACCAACCTGCTGTCCCAACTGGACAGGGTGCGATCGCAGGAGCAGAACTtcctacaaagacacaatatgaaaattatacagcagcagctgcag CTGAAATACACAACCAACCCTGCCATCATGGCCAGAGTTATCTCCACTTGCCTCAGGGAAGAGCGTCGTATTCTCTCCAGCGCCTGCACGGAGGAACAG GGTCCGCTGGAGAAATCGCTGCAGAATTCTGTGGCCTTTGAGAGGCAGAAGAACATGGACAACAGGGTTGGGATCATCAGGGGCAGTGTGCAG ttGATGGACCAGGCCGTGAAATACATTGAGGACATGCAGGACGACTTTGATTTCCGCTACAAGACACTGCAGTCTCGAG aatCATCAGATAGGAACTCTGAAACCATGAAACAAGAAGTAACGAAACTACAGGAAATGCTGAACAGGCTTGACTTTAAAAGGAAG GAGATTCTGTCAAAGATGGATGTTGTCATCAAAGAGATCGATGATCTGGTGACTTCTCAGCTCAACCCGGAGCTGCAGGACTGGAAGCGCAGGCAGCAGATCGCTGCCATTGGTGGCCCTCTGCTTACTGGCCTGGACCAGCTGCAGAGCTG GTTCACTCTGACAGCACAGAGTCTCTTCCAGATCAAGCGTCAACTGGACAAACTGGGGGAGCTGGTAGTAAAGGTCACCTATGAGAGCGACCCAATACCGCTGCAGAAACCTCAGATGGAAGAACGAGTTAAATTCCTCATCTACCACCTCATCAAGAG TTCATTTGTGGTGGAGAAGCAGCCATGCATGCCCACTCATCCTCAGAAACCCCTCATCATCAAGACTGGAGTGCAGTTCACAACCAAAGTCAG ACTCTTGGTTAAACTTCCAGAAGTGGATTATCAGCTGAAAGTGAAGACAACTTTTGACAA GGACCTCCCTCCTGGCAGAGT TCGTCAGTTTTTCATCCTGACCAACAACACTAAAGTCATGGATATTGAGGACTACTCTAATGGCTGCCTCTCAGTGGAGTTCAGACACCTG CAGCTGAAAGAGAAGAAATATATCAACGGCACAAAGGGGAGTGAG GGCCTGCTCTCTGTGACAGAAGAACTTCACTCTCTCAGTTTTGAGGCGTGCTTCACGGTGCAGGGCCTCACCATCGATCTGGAG ACATGCTCCCTGCCACTAGTGGTGATCTCTAATGTGAGCCAGCTGCCTGGAGGATGGGCCTCCGTCATGTGGTACAACCTCCTGACTGATGAACCAAGG AACTTGGCGTTCTTTGGGAACCCACCTCGGGCCAACTGGAGCCAGCTCTCTGAAGTCCTCAGCTGGCAGTTCTCCACTTTTGCTGGTCGAGGTCTCAACAAAGAGCAGCTCACAATGCTGGGAGAAAAGCTTTTTG GTCAGCATGCCTCCTGCAGCGACTATCAAGTGTCCTGGTCCAAGTTTTCTAAG GAGAACATTCCAGGGAAGCCTTTCAGTTTCTGGATGTGGCTGGATTCAATCCTGGAGCTCATCAAAAAGCACTTGCTGCCAGTGTGGAATGAGAA CTATATCATGGGTTTTGTGAGCAAAGAGATGGAGCGTGCCTTGCTCAAGGACAGAGAGGCAGGCACCTTCCTCTTACGCTTCAGTGAGAGCCACCTCGGAGGAATCACCTTCACCTGGGTGGAgtacagtgaaaatg GTGATGCGAAGTTCAACTCTGTGGAGCCGTACACCAAGAACCGGCTCAGCGCTTTGCCGTTTGCAGACATCATACGAGACTACAAAGTCATCTCAGACGGGGTCATACCAGAAAACCCACTCAAATTCCTCTACCCCAACATCCCCAAAGACGAGGCCTTCGGACGGCTTTACAACAGTCAGCCCAGCAAAT TTTATCCATACATATCATCTACCTTGATCCCCATCTCAGAACTGCG CCCAAATGCCAGCACCACACCACCTTCTTGTCAGTCTCCTCAGCCTCCAATGACTCCTGGAGAGTTTGACATGCTGTGCTTCGACCTTGGTGAT atgaACTCTCCATAA
- the stat4 gene encoding signal transducer and activator of transcription 4 isoform X3: MSQWKQIQQLEIRLLEHVDYLYDDNFPMDIRQGLASWIESQDWDTAVNDESMAAVMFTNLLSQLDRVRSQEQNFLQRHNMKIIQQQLQLKYTTNPAIMARVISTCLREERRILSSACTEEQGPLEKSLQNSVAFERQKNMDNRVGIIRGSVQLMDQAVKYIEDMQDDFDFRYKTLQSRESSDRNSETMKQEVTKLQEMLNRLDFKRKEILSKMDVVIKEIDDLVTSQLNPELQDWKRRQQIAAIGGPLLTGLDQLQSWFTLTAQSLFQIKRQLDKLGELVVKVTYESDPIPLQKPQMEERVKFLIYHLIKSSFVVEKQPCMPTHPQKPLIIKTGVQFTTKVRLLVKLPEVDYQLKVKTTFDKDLPPGRVSRQFFILTNNTKVMDIEDYSNGCLSVEFRHLQLKEKKYINGTKGSEGLLSVTEELHSLSFEACFTVQGLTIDLETCSLPLVVISNVSQLPGGWASVMWYNLLTDEPRNLAFFGNPPRANWSQLSEVLSWQFSTFAGRGLNKEQLTMLGEKLFGQHASCSDYQVSWSKFSKENIPGKPFSFWMWLDSILELIKKHLLPVWNENYIMGFVSKEMERALLKDREAGTFLLRFSESHLGGITFTWVEYSENGDAKFNSVEPYTKNRLSALPFADIIRDYKVISDGVIPENPLKFLYPNIPKDEAFGRLYNSQPSKFYPYISSTLIPISELRPNASTTPPSCQSPQPPMTPGEFDMLCFDLGDMNSP, translated from the exons ATGAGCCAGTGGaaacagattcagcagctggaGATCAGACTCCTGGAGCATGTGGACTATCTGTATGATGACAACTTCCCTATGGACATCCGACAGGGGCTAGCCAGCTGGATCGAGTCTCAGGATTG GGACACAGCGGTTAATGATGAGTCGATGGCTGCAGTGATGTTCACCAACCTGCTGTCCCAACTGGACAGGGTGCGATCGCAGGAGCAGAACTtcctacaaagacacaatatgaaaattatacagcagcagctgcag CTGAAATACACAACCAACCCTGCCATCATGGCCAGAGTTATCTCCACTTGCCTCAGGGAAGAGCGTCGTATTCTCTCCAGCGCCTGCACGGAGGAACAG GGTCCGCTGGAGAAATCGCTGCAGAATTCTGTGGCCTTTGAGAGGCAGAAGAACATGGACAACAGGGTTGGGATCATCAGGGGCAGTGTGCAG ttGATGGACCAGGCCGTGAAATACATTGAGGACATGCAGGACGACTTTGATTTCCGCTACAAGACACTGCAGTCTCGAG aatCATCAGATAGGAACTCTGAAACCATGAAACAAGAAGTAACGAAACTACAGGAAATGCTGAACAGGCTTGACTTTAAAAGGAAG GAGATTCTGTCAAAGATGGATGTTGTCATCAAAGAGATCGATGATCTGGTGACTTCTCAGCTCAACCCGGAGCTGCAGGACTGGAAGCGCAGGCAGCAGATCGCTGCCATTGGTGGCCCTCTGCTTACTGGCCTGGACCAGCTGCAGAGCTG GTTCACTCTGACAGCACAGAGTCTCTTCCAGATCAAGCGTCAACTGGACAAACTGGGGGAGCTGGTAGTAAAGGTCACCTATGAGAGCGACCCAATACCGCTGCAGAAACCTCAGATGGAAGAACGAGTTAAATTCCTCATCTACCACCTCATCAAGAG TTCATTTGTGGTGGAGAAGCAGCCATGCATGCCCACTCATCCTCAGAAACCCCTCATCATCAAGACTGGAGTGCAGTTCACAACCAAAGTCAG ACTCTTGGTTAAACTTCCAGAAGTGGATTATCAGCTGAAAGTGAAGACAACTTTTGACAA GGACCTCCCTCCTGGCAGAGT AAGTCGTCAGTTTTTCATCCTGACCAACAACACTAAAGTCATGGATATTGAGGACTACTCTAATGGCTGCCTCTCAGTGGAGTTCAGACACCTG CAGCTGAAAGAGAAGAAATATATCAACGGCACAAAGGGGAGTGAG GGCCTGCTCTCTGTGACAGAAGAACTTCACTCTCTCAGTTTTGAGGCGTGCTTCACGGTGCAGGGCCTCACCATCGATCTGGAG ACATGCTCCCTGCCACTAGTGGTGATCTCTAATGTGAGCCAGCTGCCTGGAGGATGGGCCTCCGTCATGTGGTACAACCTCCTGACTGATGAACCAAGG AACTTGGCGTTCTTTGGGAACCCACCTCGGGCCAACTGGAGCCAGCTCTCTGAAGTCCTCAGCTGGCAGTTCTCCACTTTTGCTGGTCGAGGTCTCAACAAAGAGCAGCTCACAATGCTGGGAGAAAAGCTTTTTG GTCAGCATGCCTCCTGCAGCGACTATCAAGTGTCCTGGTCCAAGTTTTCTAAG GAGAACATTCCAGGGAAGCCTTTCAGTTTCTGGATGTGGCTGGATTCAATCCTGGAGCTCATCAAAAAGCACTTGCTGCCAGTGTGGAATGAGAA CTATATCATGGGTTTTGTGAGCAAAGAGATGGAGCGTGCCTTGCTCAAGGACAGAGAGGCAGGCACCTTCCTCTTACGCTTCAGTGAGAGCCACCTCGGAGGAATCACCTTCACCTGGGTGGAgtacagtgaaaatg GTGATGCGAAGTTCAACTCTGTGGAGCCGTACACCAAGAACCGGCTCAGCGCTTTGCCGTTTGCAGACATCATACGAGACTACAAAGTCATCTCAGACGGGGTCATACCAGAAAACCCACTCAAATTCCTCTACCCCAACATCCCCAAAGACGAGGCCTTCGGACGGCTTTACAACAGTCAGCCCAGCAAAT TTTATCCATACATATCATCTACCTTGATCCCCATCTCAGAACTGCG CCCAAATGCCAGCACCACACCACCTTCTTGTCAGTCTCCTCAGCCTCCAATGACTCCTGGAGAGTTTGACATGCTGTGCTTCGACCTTGGTGAT atgaACTCTCCATAA
- the LOC110948599 gene encoding signal transducer and activator of transcription 1-alpha/beta-like has protein sequence MAQWQALLQLDSGLQRQVSQLYERTFSREIRHYACHWIEKQDWDLATVDVNTAISCFHAFQDYLEELWKRSVLENRILQGPNFLNMKDSLVNQFQNEPQNLARILSHCLKEEKKILALASKTQGCNNPSMEQNSTELDNKVNGLKQQTLEVKREIKTLEDLYEQLDLIQKTWPSRVQQCNEMNQSRAAVEEDCLERESFITQTKQIVLQQLCGILNHTSQVVATLTDVELPKWKHRQQMACIGSPVDTSLDHLQKWFTVAAEVIVGIREQLLKLQEQNNKYNCTDASSLAANMVEIQKFALSLLTKLLTNALVVEKQPVMQNFSQRPLILKTGVGFKAKVRYLANHPEFKHRLRPVKPVFDKDVEEAKTVTGFRHFEFGRDDKKVLDVEPPGALIAEFRNMSLKERREKTKASCEGSACPAGAPGVPASAAAKIRLGVTEELHIIKFVTELEYAGLKCDIEASSLPLIVVSSTNQVASAWASIMWCSISGSKNLSLFVDPPPLIWEQLAQVLSWQFLSVGERELDEDQLSMLRDKIADPDGVVHWSKFSSKNESPWIWIDGILDLIKKHLVDLWRDGYIMGFVSRERTEFLLKPKRPGTFVLRFSETNKDGAISFSWVDHTNGEPHVHAVRPYIKKELLSMSLSDLIYHYILTHQGETKNPLLYLYPDIHIDTAFRRYEAPIPSVRPDGYVERKITSVSVIPTPPPSPPTEPMDTDYRQLMEDLFPDLLNSPGEDVLSSPPSTFTFGLL, from the exons ATGGCCCAGTGGCAGGCCCTACTGCAGCTGGATTCAGGCCTCCAGAGGCAGGTGAGCCAGCTGTATGAGAGAACCTTCTCAAGAGAGATCCGCCACTATGCGTGCCACTGGATCGAGAAGCAGGACTG GGATTTGGCAACTGTGGATGTAAACACAGCCATCAGCTGTTTCCATGCTTTCCAGGATTATCTTGAAGAACTGTGGAAGCGTTCTGTCCTGGAGAACAGGATTTTGCAGGGACCGAACTTTTTAAACATGAAAGACTCCTTGGTG AATCAGTTTCAAAATGAGCCGCAGAACCTGGCCAGAATTCTCTCACACTGCctgaaggaggaaaagaaaattctggCTTTGGCTTCCAAGACGCAG gGTTGCAACAATCCAAGCATGGAACAAAACTCTACAGAGTTGGACAACAAGGTCAATGGCCTGAAACAGCAGACTTTG GAGGTAAAGAGGGAAATTAAGACACTGGAGGATCTATATGAACAGCTTGACCTGATACAGAAGACCTGGCCAAGCAGAG TTCAACAGTGTAATGAAATGAACCAGTCTCGTGCTGCTGTGGAAGAAGATTGTCTTGAGCGGGAAAGTTTCATCACACAAACAAAGCAG atTGTGCTGCAGCAGTTATGTGGCATTTTAAACCACACATCCCAGGTTGTGGCAACTCTCACTGATGTGGAGCTTCCAAAATGGAAGCACAGGCAGCAGATGGCCTGCATTGGAAGTCCAGTTGACACCTCTTTGGACCACCTCCAGAAGTG GTTTACAGTTGCTGCTGAAGTGATAGTTGGAATACGTGAACAGCTGCTGAAACTGCAagagcaaaacaacaaatacaactgCACTGATGCTTCCAGCCTTGCTGCTAACATGGTGGAAATTCAGAAGTTTGCACTGTCCTTGTTGACAAAGCTTCTCACAAA TGCTCTGGTGGTTGAGAAGCAGCCTGTCATGCAGAATTTTTCACAACGACCTTTAATACTTAAGACTGGTGTGGGATTCAAAGCAAAAGTAAG GTACTTAGCAAACCATCCTGAATTCAAGCACCGCCTCAGACCTGTCAAACCTGTTTTTGACAA GGATGTTGAAGAAGCCAAGACGGTCACTGG ATTCCGTCACTTTGAATTTGGAAGGGATGACAAGAAGGTGTTGGATGTAGAACCACCCGGTGCTTTGATAGCAGAATTTAGGAACATG tctctcaaggaaagaagagagaaaactaAAGCATCATGTGAG GGCTCTGCTTGTCCTGCTGGAGCTCCTGGTGTCCCTGCCTCAGCTGCTGCAAAG ATTCGTCTGGGAGTCACTGAAGAACTCCACATCATCAAGTTTGTGACAGAGTTGGAGTATGCTGGACTGAAGTGTGACATCGAG GCCAGCTCCCTGCCTTTGATTGTCGTCTCCAGCACCAATCAGGTCGCCAGTGCCTGGGCCTCCATCATGTGGTGCAGCATCAGTGGATCAAAG AACCTGTCGCTGTTTGTCGACCCTCCTCCACTCATCTGGGAACAGCTGGCACAGGTTCTGAGCTGGCAGTTTTTGTCTGTTGGCGAACGAGAGCTTGATGAAGACCAGCTCTCCATGCTAAGAGACAAAATTGCGG ATCCTGATGGTGTTGTGCACTGGAGCAAGTTCTCCTCCAAG AATGAAAGTCCCTGGATTTGGATTGATGGAATCCTGGATTTAATCAAGAAACACTTGGTGGATCTTTGGCGAGATGG ATACATCATGGGTTTTGTGAGCAGGGAGAGAACCGAGTTTCTACTGAAGCCAAAAAGGCCCGGGACCTTTGTGCTCCGCTTTAGTGAGACCAACAAAGACGGAGCCATCAGCTTCAGCTGGGTTGACCACACTAATGGCG AGCCTCATGTGCATGCAGTGCGGCCCTACATAAAGAAGGAGCTGTTGTCAATGTCTCTGTCAGACCTTATTTACCACTACATCCTGACTCACCAGGGAGAGACCAAGAATCCTTTGCTCTATCTTTACCCTGACATCCACATAGACACCGCCTTCAGACGCTATG AAGCGCCGATACCTAGTGTGAGGCCTGATGGATACGTCGAAAGAAAAATTACTTCTGTATCTGT cATTCCTACACCACC